One Lacticaseibacillus rhamnosus genomic window carries:
- a CDS encoding dCTP deaminase/dUTPase family protein, which translates to MKTRGFEIVSKYQDDNLTLPTRQTKQAAGYDFYAREDFLLRSIWRYDFIRLFRLIKNEHPLTNKDFERAKKILKPYLVPTGIKAYMQPNEVLILANRSSSPLKHGLTLPNGIGVIDADYYNNPANEGEIYIQLLNFFPRDVMIKKGDRIGQGIFMPFLLADGDQGGLAQRQSGFGSTDH; encoded by the coding sequence ATGAAGACCCGCGGATTTGAAATTGTTTCAAAGTATCAAGATGACAACTTAACCTTGCCGACCCGCCAGACTAAGCAGGCGGCTGGGTATGATTTTTATGCGCGCGAAGATTTTCTGTTGCGGAGTATTTGGCGTTATGACTTCATTCGGCTTTTTCGGTTGATTAAAAATGAGCACCCGCTGACGAATAAGGACTTTGAACGGGCGAAGAAGATTTTAAAGCCTTACTTGGTTCCCACTGGCATTAAAGCCTATATGCAGCCTAATGAAGTGTTGATTTTGGCCAATCGTTCCAGCAGTCCGCTTAAGCACGGCCTGACGCTGCCCAACGGTATTGGGGTCATTGATGCCGACTACTATAACAATCCGGCAAATGAAGGCGAAATCTATATTCAGCTCCTGAATTTCTTCCCGCGGGATGTGATGATCAAAAAAGGTGATCGCATCGGTCAGGGTATTTTTATGCCATTTCTATTGGCAGACGGTGACCAAGGCGGCTTGGCGCAACGACAAAGCGGTTTTGGCTCAACCGATCACTAG
- a CDS encoding C1 family peptidase, which produces MSAEITSGDLDQFKQDLQATPGANALQKAVMNNGINATAENTDSKVAMTPTFSIELDTGAVSNQKQSGRCWMFAALNTMRHGIQAQFKIKDFELSQNYTFFWDKFEKSNYFYENVLKTADQPLDSRKVAFLLATPQQDGGQWDMLSALIEKYGIVPKSVMPETYSSSKSNELNGLLNLKLRKDAVTLRKLVADKASDADIEAAKQKMLAEDYRILAYTLGNPPTKFDFEYRDDDKNYHIDRELTPQTFFKKYVGWNLDDYQSIINAPTADKPYKHLYTVEMLGNVVGGREVRHLNLDIDTFKDLAIKQLKAGESVWFGSDVGQSSDRQLGILDTNIYKKDDLFNTDFTMTKAERLDYGESLMTHAMVLTGVDLVDGKPTKWKVENSWGEKVGEKGYFVASDAWFDQFVYQVVISKKYLPAELQDVIKNEYDKPTVLAPWDPMGALASR; this is translated from the coding sequence ATGTCTGCAGAAATTACTTCAGGCGATTTGGATCAGTTCAAACAGGATCTTCAAGCCACACCTGGCGCCAACGCCTTACAAAAAGCGGTCATGAACAATGGTATTAATGCAACCGCCGAGAATACGGACAGCAAAGTTGCCATGACACCAACGTTCTCAATTGAACTTGATACCGGTGCTGTGTCAAACCAAAAGCAAAGCGGTCGTTGCTGGATGTTCGCCGCCTTGAATACTATGCGTCATGGCATTCAGGCACAATTTAAGATCAAGGATTTTGAACTGTCCCAAAACTACACCTTCTTCTGGGACAAGTTTGAAAAGTCCAACTATTTTTATGAAAATGTCTTAAAAACCGCCGATCAACCACTCGACAGCCGTAAAGTTGCCTTTCTTTTGGCTACCCCGCAACAAGATGGCGGCCAATGGGATATGCTGTCAGCCTTAATCGAAAAGTATGGTATTGTGCCGAAGTCAGTAATGCCTGAAACCTACAGTTCTAGCAAGAGTAACGAATTAAACGGCTTGCTCAACTTGAAACTGCGTAAAGACGCCGTCACCCTACGTAAGTTAGTTGCTGACAAAGCTAGCGATGCCGACATTGAAGCAGCCAAGCAAAAAATGCTGGCTGAAGACTATCGCATCTTGGCATACACGTTAGGCAACCCGCCAACCAAATTTGACTTTGAATACCGCGATGATGATAAGAATTATCACATTGATCGCGAATTGACGCCGCAAACCTTCTTCAAGAAGTATGTCGGCTGGAATCTCGATGACTATCAAAGTATCATCAACGCCCCAACCGCTGACAAGCCTTACAAGCACCTTTACACCGTTGAAATGCTGGGCAATGTCGTAGGTGGTCGTGAAGTTCGCCACTTGAATCTTGACATTGATACCTTCAAAGACTTGGCAATCAAGCAACTCAAGGCCGGCGAATCAGTTTGGTTCGGTTCCGATGTTGGTCAAAGCTCCGATCGTCAACTTGGCATTTTGGACACCAACATTTACAAGAAAGATGACCTGTTCAACACCGACTTCACCATGACTAAAGCTGAACGCCTTGACTATGGCGAAAGCTTGATGACTCACGCAATGGTCTTGACCGGCGTTGATCTTGTAGACGGCAAGCCAACCAAGTGGAAAGTTGAAAACTCTTGGGGTGAAAAAGTCGGCGAAAAAGGCTACTTTGTCGCAAGTGATGCGTGGTTTGACCAATTCGTCTACCAAGTTGTTATTTCCAAGAAGTATCTCCCAGCTGAACTACAGGATGTCATCAAGAACGAATACGACAAGCCAACCGTTCTTGCACCTTGGGATCCAATGGGTGCTTTGGCATCAAGATAA
- a CDS encoding GNAT family N-acetyltransferase, producing MEFQREPGRIFNTDWDGRLMAEVTFQSIDDGQAWAVDHTFVDESLRGQGIAAQLIEAVVAAARKEGKTIEPLCSYAVHAFHNHPEYADVLRPVKDQ from the coding sequence ATGGAATTTCAACGTGAACCAGGACGAATTTTTAATACGGATTGGGACGGCCGACTGATGGCGGAAGTCACTTTCCAATCAATCGATGACGGTCAGGCGTGGGCAGTGGATCACACCTTTGTCGATGAAAGCCTTCGCGGTCAAGGCATTGCCGCTCAGCTCATCGAAGCCGTAGTTGCAGCAGCGCGCAAAGAAGGCAAAACCATCGAGCCGCTATGTTCCTATGCCGTGCATGCATTCCATAATCATCCGGAATATGCAGACGTTTTGCGACCAGTTAAAGATCAGTAA
- a CDS encoding PIN/TRAM domain-containing protein, with translation MKKRIIYLIFGLIGIGVGMGALPSLWDLIGWSANHFLNNLLIDGLIGAIIFLLLASLSVNWILKRLKVLEKTLNTKSPSYLLFGSLSTIIGLILAAIISIPFYGFIAPLNIFLPLIIMLLFGYLGFRVGTTRSEEWRRLLSFRNRRNTETENDQVLERKVGDHFRKYKLLDTSVIIDGRVQAIAKTGFIEGTMLVPNFVLHELQLISDSADSMKRMRGRRGLDILNAMQKDKDIHIEMYEGDFDDMTEVDSKLLKLAKLLDGIVMTNDFNLNKVAQFQNVPVLNINALANALKPDVIPGENMTVTVIKSGSERQQGVAYLDDGTMVVVEDGKFYMNKPLEVIVTSALQTAAGRMIFAKPAHQQKAIRDKER, from the coding sequence ATGAAGAAACGAATTATTTATTTGATCTTTGGTCTCATTGGGATCGGCGTCGGCATGGGCGCATTACCATCACTTTGGGATCTTATTGGTTGGAGCGCCAATCACTTCTTAAATAACTTGCTCATTGACGGCTTAATCGGTGCCATTATCTTCTTGCTCTTGGCGAGTCTCAGTGTGAACTGGATTCTTAAGCGCTTGAAGGTATTGGAAAAAACGTTAAACACTAAATCGCCAAGCTATCTACTGTTTGGCAGTTTGTCGACGATTATCGGGTTGATCCTGGCCGCTATTATTTCCATTCCGTTTTATGGCTTCATCGCGCCGCTGAATATCTTCCTACCACTCATCATCATGCTATTATTCGGTTACTTGGGTTTTCGGGTGGGTACGACACGCAGCGAAGAATGGCGCCGGCTTCTGAGCTTTCGCAACCGGCGGAATACGGAAACGGAAAATGATCAGGTGCTCGAGCGCAAAGTTGGCGATCATTTTCGCAAATACAAATTGCTAGACACCAGTGTGATTATCGATGGCCGGGTTCAAGCCATTGCCAAAACCGGCTTCATCGAAGGAACCATGTTAGTACCGAATTTTGTCTTGCATGAACTGCAACTGATCTCGGACTCGGCTGACTCAATGAAAAGAATGCGCGGCCGCCGCGGCTTAGACATTCTAAATGCCATGCAAAAAGACAAGGACATTCATATTGAGATGTACGAAGGCGATTTTGACGATATGACCGAAGTCGACAGCAAGCTGCTTAAACTGGCAAAACTACTGGATGGGATTGTCATGACCAATGACTTTAATCTCAACAAAGTCGCCCAATTTCAAAATGTCCCGGTTCTCAACATCAACGCCTTGGCAAACGCACTCAAACCAGACGTCATCCCCGGCGAAAACATGACCGTGACCGTGATTAAATCCGGCTCCGAACGACAGCAAGGTGTTGCTTACTTAGACGACGGCACCATGGTCGTGGTGGAAGACGGTAAATTCTACATGAACAAACCGCTGGAAGTAATTGTCACCAGTGCTTTACAAACAGCGGCAGGACGCATGATCTTTGCCAAGCCGGCTCATCAGCAAAAGGCTATTCGCGACAAGGAAAGGTAA
- the radA gene encoding DNA repair protein RadA — protein MAKAKTQYVCQNCGYISATYLGRCPNCGGWNTLVEETVSSTKSAPRQTRTGSKVKPTRMDEVTVTKETRVKTGLAELNRVLGGGVVPGSLVLIGGDPGIGKSTLLLQVSGQLASTGGTVLYVSGEESASQIKMRAGRLGVANSGMYLYPETDMPSIENVIDQMQPDYVVIDSVQTMNVPDMNSAVGSVAQIREVTAELMRIAKSKGVTIFIVGHVTKEGAIAGPKILEHMVDTVLYFEGDMHHTYRILRSVKNRFGSTNEIGIFEMHQNGLQEVANPSEIFLEERLAGATGSAVVVSMEGTRPILVEIQALISPTMYGNAKRTSSGLDHNRVSLIMAVLEKRANLMLQNQDAYLKATGGVKLDEPAIDLAMAVAIASSYRDKEIPPTDCFVGEIGLTGEVRRVNRIEDRVKEAAKLGFKRIFVPRNNLQGWRAPKDIQVIGVTSIAEALHKVFN, from the coding sequence ATGGCGAAAGCAAAAACACAATATGTATGTCAAAATTGCGGTTATATTTCGGCGACTTATTTAGGCCGTTGTCCAAACTGCGGCGGGTGGAATACGCTCGTCGAAGAAACCGTTAGTTCCACTAAATCGGCGCCGCGACAAACGCGCACCGGTAGCAAGGTTAAGCCCACACGCATGGATGAGGTCACGGTGACCAAAGAAACCCGGGTTAAAACAGGCTTGGCCGAGTTGAATCGCGTGCTTGGTGGCGGTGTGGTTCCGGGCTCGTTGGTTCTGATTGGCGGCGATCCCGGGATTGGCAAATCAACCTTGCTGCTGCAGGTGTCTGGCCAACTAGCTAGCACAGGCGGTACGGTGTTGTATGTTTCAGGTGAAGAAAGCGCCAGCCAGATTAAAATGCGGGCAGGGCGGTTAGGGGTTGCCAACTCTGGCATGTATTTATATCCCGAAACCGACATGCCCAGCATCGAAAACGTGATTGACCAGATGCAACCGGATTATGTGGTGATTGACTCGGTTCAAACCATGAATGTACCGGACATGAATTCGGCAGTCGGCTCGGTTGCCCAGATTCGGGAAGTCACCGCCGAATTGATGCGCATTGCCAAGTCAAAAGGCGTGACGATTTTTATCGTTGGCCACGTGACGAAGGAAGGCGCCATTGCCGGGCCCAAGATTCTTGAGCATATGGTGGACACCGTGCTTTATTTTGAAGGCGATATGCATCATACTTATCGCATTTTAAGGTCGGTCAAGAATCGGTTCGGCTCTACTAACGAAATCGGCATTTTTGAAATGCATCAAAATGGCTTACAGGAAGTCGCCAATCCCTCGGAAATTTTCTTAGAAGAGCGACTGGCCGGCGCGACAGGATCAGCGGTGGTGGTTTCGATGGAGGGTACCCGTCCGATTCTGGTTGAAATTCAAGCGCTTATCAGTCCGACCATGTATGGCAATGCCAAACGTACGAGCAGCGGCTTGGATCACAACCGCGTCAGCCTGATTATGGCCGTGCTGGAAAAACGTGCCAATTTGATGTTGCAAAATCAGGACGCTTACTTGAAAGCAACGGGGGGCGTTAAGCTGGATGAGCCGGCGATTGACTTGGCAATGGCAGTGGCAATTGCCTCGTCATACCGCGACAAGGAAATCCCGCCGACTGATTGTTTTGTCGGTGAAATTGGCTTAACCGGTGAAGTGCGGCGGGTGAATCGCATTGAAGACCGGGTGAAAGAGGCGGCTAAGTTAGGGTTTAAACGAATTTTTGTGCCGCGAAATAACCTGCAAGGCTGGCGTGCACCTAAAGATATTCAGGTTATTGGCGTCACAAGCATTGCCGAAGCGCTGCATAAGGTTTTTAATTAA
- a CDS encoding C1 family peptidase, with translation MSEITFDQIKAFQDQLDQHPASGALGRAVQNVGPQAASRETMDGEDMKPVFSIDLDTGSVANQKKSGRCWLFATLNTVRHGIADEFGIKDFEFSQNYNAFFDRLEKANLFYENILATADKPLDDREVATYLSGPDEDGGHYDQAAALIEKYGLVPKSVMPETYNSDKTAELNSVLNEKLRKDAKVLRTLKQDNASEEAIAKQKREFLSVVYRILAYTFGNPPTTFDFEYRDDKKQYHRDTNLTPQSFFKKYVKWHFDDYVVIAGDPEPTKKYQQLYTINSANTVVEGHPLTILNLPPERLKQLALAQLQAGEAVWFGNDVLADMDRKSGTLKGGLFNYSDLFGVDFHVNKTDRIVTTEAEMSHAMTLTGADVVDGTVTKWKVENSWGKENGHDGYFVADASWFDQYVYEVVVRKDLLTDAEQALLQTEPINLPVWDFLN, from the coding sequence ATGTCAGAAATTACATTTGATCAAATTAAAGCCTTTCAAGATCAGCTTGATCAGCATCCGGCATCGGGTGCACTTGGCCGAGCTGTCCAAAATGTCGGGCCACAAGCCGCAAGCCGTGAAACCATGGACGGCGAAGATATGAAGCCGGTTTTCTCAATTGATCTGGACACCGGCAGCGTTGCCAACCAGAAGAAAAGCGGTCGGTGCTGGCTCTTTGCGACATTGAATACAGTCCGCCACGGGATTGCGGATGAATTTGGCATCAAGGATTTCGAATTCTCACAAAACTACAATGCCTTCTTTGATCGCTTGGAAAAAGCCAATTTATTTTATGAAAATATTCTGGCAACCGCGGACAAACCCCTGGATGACCGAGAAGTCGCCACTTACTTAAGCGGTCCAGATGAAGATGGTGGCCACTACGATCAAGCGGCCGCCTTAATTGAAAAGTACGGGTTGGTGCCTAAGTCGGTCATGCCGGAAACTTATAACAGCGACAAAACCGCTGAACTCAACAGTGTGTTGAACGAGAAGTTACGTAAAGATGCCAAGGTGTTGCGGACCCTCAAGCAAGATAACGCCAGCGAAGAAGCCATCGCCAAGCAAAAACGCGAATTTCTCAGTGTTGTTTATCGCATTTTGGCTTACACCTTTGGCAATCCGCCGACAACGTTTGATTTCGAGTACCGTGATGACAAGAAGCAATACCATCGCGATACTAACTTGACCCCGCAGTCATTCTTCAAAAAGTACGTCAAATGGCATTTCGACGATTACGTGGTGATTGCCGGCGATCCCGAACCAACCAAAAAGTATCAGCAATTGTATACCATCAATTCAGCCAACACAGTTGTTGAAGGCCATCCGCTGACAATTTTAAATCTCCCTCCGGAACGCTTGAAGCAGCTGGCATTAGCGCAACTGCAAGCAGGTGAAGCTGTCTGGTTTGGCAATGATGTACTAGCCGACATGGATCGGAAATCCGGCACGCTTAAAGGCGGATTGTTCAATTACAGTGATTTGTTTGGTGTCGATTTCCATGTGAACAAAACCGACCGTATCGTGACCACCGAAGCAGAAATGTCCCACGCCATGACCCTAACCGGCGCCGATGTCGTTGATGGCACGGTCACCAAATGGAAAGTCGAAAATTCATGGGGCAAGGAAAATGGCCACGATGGTTATTTTGTGGCCGATGCCAGCTGGTTTGACCAGTACGTTTATGAAGTCGTGGTTCGCAAGGATCTTTTAACTGACGCGGAACAAGCGCTCCTTCAAACCGAGCCGATCAACTTGCCTGTATGGGATTTTCTAAATTAA
- a CDS encoding ABC transporter, which yields MGTQLAFDWRQIIHSRKNIALLGLFFAAFIIAFFALVWTHRLDIQQTSEATANAAVANYAEYNLDTLSKTQKPLLANLDDQNSATGVIDLGIQLDQPDTTRNGLLSLRTAQLEMRQRHYKALNTMPLPPLHQLKGDVLALTTLKKQQKPAVTAVSTSVAYLVTILPYLSWLTGAAAVLLACDSWVERRRHQTLISARPLSVGVAGSSRLLTLIGFYILILVAGGAAAVGLPALLKGFGDFDYPMAIMGQTLLPLWEYLLIFMALTLLAGIWIISFSMLINTWITNAYLTTFIVTATALLPLILPQLFRFVWFLPFSYLDVAAMMRGTLIDRLNQPLASIWIGTGALFIWSVLNLGLFGYRARKEAA from the coding sequence ATGGGGACACAATTAGCTTTTGATTGGCGCCAAATCATTCATTCACGCAAAAACATTGCCTTATTGGGGTTGTTCTTTGCGGCATTCATCATCGCATTCTTCGCACTAGTCTGGACGCACCGCCTTGATATTCAACAGACTTCCGAGGCCACTGCCAATGCCGCCGTGGCTAACTATGCAGAATATAACTTGGACACACTGAGCAAGACGCAAAAACCGCTATTGGCGAATCTAGATGACCAAAATTCGGCGACTGGTGTTATTGACTTGGGCATCCAGCTTGATCAACCCGATACGACCCGTAACGGGCTGCTTAGTTTGCGCACTGCTCAACTTGAAATGCGGCAACGGCATTATAAAGCACTTAACACCATGCCGCTGCCGCCGCTGCACCAACTTAAAGGTGACGTTCTAGCGCTTACTACGTTAAAAAAGCAGCAAAAACCTGCCGTCACAGCGGTTTCCACTAGCGTGGCGTATCTCGTCACCATCCTGCCTTATCTCAGCTGGTTAACCGGCGCGGCTGCCGTGCTGCTAGCCTGTGATAGCTGGGTTGAACGACGACGCCACCAAACGCTGATTAGCGCGCGTCCTTTATCTGTCGGCGTTGCGGGTAGCAGTCGCTTGCTCACTTTAATTGGTTTTTACATATTGATCCTTGTTGCGGGTGGCGCGGCTGCAGTCGGCTTACCTGCGCTATTAAAAGGCTTTGGTGACTTCGACTACCCCATGGCCATCATGGGACAAACATTACTGCCATTGTGGGAATATTTACTCATTTTCATGGCTCTCACATTACTGGCCGGCATTTGGATCATTAGCTTTAGTATGCTGATTAACACGTGGATAACCAATGCTTACCTCACGACCTTTATTGTGACCGCCACTGCTTTATTGCCGCTTATACTGCCGCAGCTTTTCCGGTTTGTGTGGTTTCTGCCATTCTCCTATCTCGACGTTGCCGCAATGATGCGTGGAACATTAATTGATCGACTGAATCAGCCCTTAGCCAGTATTTGGATCGGTACAGGCGCTTTATTCATCTGGTCGGTGCTTAATCTGGGACTCTTTGGTTATCGGGCCAGAAAGGAGGCAGCATGA
- a CDS encoding KUP/HAK/KT family potassium transporter — protein MASGLTANKKLRHKITAAALLVTLGVVYGDIGTSPLYVMKSIIAGNGGMGHFDTDFLVGSVSLIFWTLLIITTLKYVLIALRADNNGEGGIFALYTLVRQRARWLVLPAMIGGAALLADGMLTPAVTVTTAIEGLKGVHINGNILIDNQQQVIWVTILIITFLFFIQRFGTDLIGKAFGPIMFVWFTFLGVAGFIALSKDWSMLRALNPYYALRLLVSPDNKMGLFILGSIFLATTGAEALYSDMGHVGRGNIYVSWPYVNLCLVLNYFGQAVWLDRHANVSAYNQISDFNPFFQMLPESIRLGAIILATLAAIIASQALISGSYTLVSEAIKLRFLPRLHIVYPTRLKGQLYIPMVNTILWLACLAIIAYFKTSAEMEGAYGLAITITMLMTTLLLYQYLRARHAPTLIALGTLIFFSAIETVFFISSAVKFLHGGYVTAMIAFVILAIMYVWQYGGRIRDDNTYRAEMASLFAYKKQLSELRSDPEYPTYTTNLVYMTQIADDHYIKKEILYSILDKRPKRARVYWFVTVNVTDEPYTAQYTTDTYGTDYMVNVQLYLGFRMEQQVNVFLRQIVNDMMREGELPTQPQKYTTIPDRQVGDWTFVLLHEELSPQTQIKGFQKTIIQARLWLQRVTVTPAQWFGLEYADTLDETVPLVLGKIPITKLTRLSRSQVDAQAEDEDD, from the coding sequence ATGGCGTCAGGCTTGACTGCTAATAAAAAACTGCGGCATAAGATTACCGCGGCGGCTTTACTCGTAACCCTTGGTGTTGTCTATGGCGATATCGGGACATCACCACTTTACGTTATGAAGTCAATTATCGCTGGAAATGGCGGGATGGGACATTTCGATACCGATTTTCTAGTCGGGTCGGTTTCGCTGATCTTCTGGACGTTGCTGATTATCACGACCCTCAAATATGTTCTCATTGCGTTGCGAGCGGATAACAACGGTGAAGGTGGTATCTTTGCACTTTACACCTTGGTTCGGCAGCGGGCGCGGTGGCTTGTACTGCCAGCGATGATTGGCGGTGCGGCGTTATTAGCTGACGGGATGTTGACGCCAGCCGTGACGGTCACAACCGCAATTGAAGGTTTAAAAGGGGTCCATATTAACGGCAACATTTTGATCGACAATCAACAACAGGTTATTTGGGTCACGATTTTGATCATTACCTTCCTGTTCTTCATCCAGCGTTTTGGGACTGACCTCATTGGCAAGGCGTTTGGGCCGATCATGTTTGTGTGGTTTACCTTCTTAGGCGTTGCCGGCTTTATTGCTTTATCAAAAGACTGGTCCATGTTGCGTGCTTTGAACCCTTACTATGCATTGCGTTTGCTGGTCAGTCCGGATAACAAAATGGGTCTCTTTATTCTAGGGAGTATTTTCCTGGCAACGACTGGGGCGGAAGCGTTGTATTCGGATATGGGCCATGTGGGACGTGGCAATATTTACGTCAGCTGGCCATACGTTAACCTATGCTTAGTGTTGAATTATTTTGGTCAGGCAGTCTGGCTTGATCGCCATGCTAATGTGAGTGCTTATAATCAGATTAGCGATTTCAACCCATTCTTCCAAATGTTACCGGAAAGCATTCGCCTAGGCGCAATTATTCTAGCGACATTGGCTGCGATTATTGCCTCGCAGGCGTTGATCTCCGGTTCTTACACGCTGGTTTCTGAAGCAATTAAACTGCGCTTTTTGCCGCGGCTGCACATTGTCTATCCGACACGGCTTAAAGGACAGCTCTACATCCCCATGGTGAACACGATTTTGTGGCTCGCCTGCTTGGCTATTATTGCTTACTTCAAAACCAGTGCCGAAATGGAAGGCGCTTACGGTCTAGCCATTACCATCACGATGTTAATGACGACCTTGTTGCTTTATCAATATCTGCGCGCTCGCCACGCCCCAACCTTGATCGCCTTGGGTACCTTGATCTTCTTTAGCGCGATCGAAACCGTCTTCTTCATTTCCAGCGCCGTCAAGTTTCTCCATGGCGGCTATGTCACGGCCATGATCGCGTTTGTCATTCTGGCCATTATGTACGTTTGGCAATACGGCGGCCGGATTCGCGATGATAACACCTACCGCGCTGAAATGGCCTCACTGTTTGCGTATAAAAAGCAGCTATCCGAACTTCGCAGTGATCCGGAATATCCAACCTACACCACCAACTTGGTTTATATGACGCAGATTGCCGATGATCACTACATTAAAAAAGAAATCCTGTACTCCATTTTGGATAAACGACCAAAGCGCGCCCGTGTCTACTGGTTTGTCACCGTTAACGTCACGGATGAACCATACACGGCACAATATACAACTGATACGTATGGCACTGATTATATGGTCAACGTGCAGCTGTATCTAGGCTTTCGGATGGAGCAGCAGGTCAATGTTTTCCTCCGCCAGATTGTGAATGACATGATGCGCGAAGGTGAATTGCCAACCCAACCGCAAAAATACACCACCATTCCGGATCGACAGGTTGGTGATTGGACGTTTGTCTTGCTGCATGAAGAATTGTCACCGCAAACTCAGATCAAAGGTTTTCAGAAGACGATTATCCAGGCGCGGCTATGGCTTCAGCGCGTGACAGTTACACCTGCTCAATGGTTCGGTTTGGAATATGCTGACACCTTGGACGAAACCGTCCCGCTTGTACTTGGTAAGATTCCGATCACCAAGTTAACCCGCCTAAGTCGTTCGCAAGTTGATGCCCAAGCCGAGGATGAAGACGACTAG
- a CDS encoding ATP-binding cassette domain-containing protein yields MELQLQNLVLGFKNKPNVIHDISLTMTSGSIVGIVAPNGTGKTTLLRLILNDLKPQSGKVVLDGQTYGSQKHTLAMHRQMCLFPVQDDLYPDLSGKAHLAYYARLWHNQTKSVKQIISALDMQDYVNQPVRTYSMGMKQRLCFGMVMAANTPIMLLDEFMNGLDTINVARMSQILRGLRAEGKLIITVSHLLNNLQGYADFIYFMRDGKIIKTIDQHEQQPLYIQVAAEEANRLPRMPWQHYPNGMLVLPINNLPGEHFNQLLLGLAAHHIVFKLAPLDLETYFNEFYDAD; encoded by the coding sequence ATGGAATTACAATTACAAAATCTCGTTTTGGGTTTCAAAAATAAACCCAATGTCATTCATGATATCAGCCTAACGATGACGAGCGGCTCAATTGTCGGCATTGTGGCGCCCAATGGTACTGGTAAAACAACCTTGCTGCGATTGATTCTTAATGATCTCAAACCACAATCCGGCAAAGTGGTATTAGATGGACAAACATACGGCAGCCAAAAGCATACCCTCGCCATGCATCGGCAAATGTGCCTTTTCCCGGTTCAAGATGATCTTTATCCTGACTTATCGGGCAAGGCGCACCTGGCATATTACGCCCGACTTTGGCATAACCAAACGAAAAGTGTTAAGCAAATTATCAGCGCACTCGACATGCAGGATTATGTCAATCAGCCGGTGCGAACTTATTCAATGGGCATGAAGCAGCGTCTTTGCTTTGGCATGGTGATGGCGGCCAACACCCCGATTATGCTATTAGATGAATTCATGAACGGTTTGGACACGATCAACGTTGCGCGCATGTCGCAGATTCTGCGCGGATTGCGGGCAGAAGGCAAATTGATTATTACAGTGTCGCATCTATTGAATAATCTGCAAGGATATGCTGATTTCATCTACTTCATGCGCGATGGCAAAATCATCAAAACGATTGATCAGCATGAACAACAACCTTTGTATATTCAAGTGGCAGCCGAAGAAGCCAACCGGTTACCGCGCATGCCTTGGCAGCACTATCCCAATGGCATGTTGGTATTGCCAATTAACAACCTCCCCGGCGAACATTTTAACCAGTTGCTGCTAGGACTGGCTGCGCATCACATTGTGTTTAAATTAGCACCACTGGATCTTGAAACTTACTTCAATGAATTTTATGATGCCGATTAA